The following proteins come from a genomic window of Triticum aestivum cultivar Chinese Spring chromosome 6A, IWGSC CS RefSeq v2.1, whole genome shotgun sequence:
- the LOC123130411 gene encoding sugar transport protein MST5-like, with the protein MPGAVIVHHHNRYKTYPGDVTGFVFYSCLVASVGGCIFGYDIGMAASLTSTESFLLLFFPDIYQQQKDQVITNQYCKFDSQELSLFGSSLFLSAATASLFASPMARAFGRKWTLFYAAVAYITGACMGGIATTFAVLITGRLLLGVGVGLCIHASPLYLSEMAPAQQRGMLNILFQLMITIGILSASLTNYWTSRFLGGWGWRVGLAMGAVPGSVIALGSLAIPDTPISLLSRGETELARATLSQIRGIGPDDVRQEFNDLAAACEESKAVANPWWELLFTGKYKPQLTFALGVPFFQQLTGINVIMFYAPVLFKTVGFRNDASLMSSVITGLVNVFSTFVAVVTADKVGRRALFLQGGTQMIISQILVGTFIGLQFGLSGTGAISEQYAMCIVLFVCVYVAGFAWSWGPMGWLIPSEVYPLAVRSQAQSITVAVNMCFTAFIGQVFLTLLCHLRFGLFYFFGAWLLLMTIFIAVLLPETKCVPLEEVSHVFRKHWFWRKYVIDTSADARGAEMRKRIALEMS; encoded by the exons ATGCCGGGGGCCGTGATCGTGCACCACCACAACAGGTACAAGACGTACCCCGGCGATGTCACCGGCTTCGTCTTCTACTCCTGCCTCGTCGCCTCCGTCGGCGGCTGCATCTTCGGCTACGACATCGGCATGGCCG CCAGTTTGACGTCGACGGAGTCGTTCCTGCTCTTGTTCTTCCCGGACATCTACCAGCAGCAGAAGGATCAGGTGATCACGAACCAGTACTGCAAGTTCGACAGCCAGGAGCTGTCCCTCTTCGGCTCCTCCCTTTTCCTGTCCGCGGCGACGGCGTCCCTCTTCGCGAGCCCCATGGCCCGCGCCTTCGGCAGGAAGTGGACGCTCTTCTACGCCGCCGTCGCCTACATCACCGGCGCCTGCATGGGCGGCATTGCCACCACCTTCGCCGTGCTCATCACCGGCCGCTTGCTCCTCGGCGTCGGGGTCGGCCTCTGCATCCACGCCTCGCCTCTCTACCTCTCGGAGATGGCGCCGGCGCAGCAACGCGGGATGCTCAACATCCTCTTCCAGCTGATGATCACCATCGGGATCCTGTCGGCCAGCCTGACCAACTACTGGACGTCCAGGTTCCTCGGCGGGTGGGGCTGGCGGGTCGGGCTGGCGATGGGCGCCGTCCCGGGGTCCGTCATCGCGCTGGGCTCCCTGGCCATCCCAGACACCCCCATCTCCCTGCTGTCGCGGGGCGAGACCGAGCTCGCCCGCGCGACGCTGTCCCAGATCAGGGGCATCGGCCCCGACGACGTGCGGCAGGAGTTCAACGACCTCGCCGCCGCGTGCGAGGAGAGCAAGGCGGTGGCGAACCCGTGGTGGGAGCTGCTCTTCACCGGCAAGTACAAGCCGCAGCTGACGTTCGCGCTGGGGGTGCCCTTCTTCCAGCAGCTGACGGGCATCAACGTGATCATGTTCTACGCGCCGGTGCTGTTCAAGACGGTGGGGTTCCGGAACGACGCGTCGCTCATGTCGTCCGTCATCACGGGGCTGGTGAACGTGTTCTCCACCTTCGTGGCCGTGGTGACCGCGGACAAGGTGGGGCGGCGGGCGCTGTTCCTGCAGGGCGGGACGCAGATGATCATCTCGCAGATCCTGGTGGGCACCTTCATCGGGCTCCAGTTCGGGCTGAGCGGGACGGGGGCCATCTCGGAGCAGTACGCCATGTGCATCGTGCTGTTCGTGTGCGTGTACGTGGCCGGCTTCGCGTGGTCATGGGGGCCCATGGGGTGGCTCATCCCCAGCGAGGTGTACCCGCTGGCGGTGCGGTCGCAGGCGCAGAGCATCACGGTGGCCGTCAACATGTGCTTCACGGCCTTCATCGGCCAGGTGTTCCTCACGCTGCTGTGCCACCTGAGGTTCGGCCTCTTCTACTTCTTCGGCGCATGGCTGCTGCTCATGACCATCTTCATCGCCGTGCTGCTGCCGGAGACCAAGTGCGTGCCGCTCGAGGAGGTGTCGCACGTCTTCAGGAAGCACTGGTTCTGGAGGAAGTACGTCATCGACACCAGCGCCGACGCGCGCGGGGCCGAGATGAGGAAGAGGATAGCGCTAGAGATGAGCTGA